In one Sphingobacterium daejeonense genomic region, the following are encoded:
- a CDS encoding DUF2147 domain-containing protein yields the protein MRQIVATFCALLFSIALFAQGNDPILGKWENPSGEGRIEIYKKNNKYFGKLYWIKESSKKDVKNPNPDLRSRNIQGTEILTNFTKNGKTYEGGEIYDPKSGKTYSCKMTLKGDDKLDIRGFIGISLIGRSETWKRIK from the coding sequence ATGAGACAAATAGTTGCAACATTCTGTGCCCTATTATTTTCCATTGCATTATTTGCGCAAGGCAATGATCCGATCTTAGGAAAATGGGAGAACCCAAGTGGGGAAGGACGCATAGAAATCTACAAAAAGAACAATAAGTATTTCGGAAAACTTTATTGGATAAAAGAATCCTCCAAGAAGGATGTTAAAAATCCAAACCCAGACTTAAGAAGCAGAAATATCCAAGGCACGGAGATTTTGACCAATTTCACCAAGAATGGTAAAACCTATGAAGGCGGCGAAATTTATGACCCAAAATCGGGAAAAACTTACAGCTGTAAGATGACCCTAAAAGGAGATGATAAATTAGATATACGAGGTTTTATAGGAATCAGCCTCATCGGGCGAAGTGAAACCTGGAAACGAATCAAATAG
- the kbl gene encoding glycine C-acetyltransferase → MYKTLKPALEKELAEIKDAGLYKEERIIVTPQGADIKISTGQEVINFCANNYLGLSSHPKVIEAAKAAIDSHGYGMSSVRFICGTQDVHKELEANISKFLGTEDTILYAAAFDANGGVFEPLLGAEDAIISDELNHASIIDGVRLCKAQRFRYKNADMEDLEAQLKAAAGARHKIIVTDGAFSMDGSVAPLDKICDLADKYEALVMIDESHCSGFIGKTGRGTHELFNVIDRVDIITGTLGKALGGASGGFTSGRKEIIDMLRQRSRPYLFSNTLAPAIAGASVAVLDMLSETTELRDKLEDNTKYFREKMTEAGFDIKPGFHPIVPVMLYDAKLAQEFAAKMLDEGIYVIGFYYPVVPKDKARIRVQISAGHSKEHIDKAIAAFTKVGKELGVIK, encoded by the coding sequence ATGTATAAAACTCTAAAACCAGCCCTTGAAAAGGAACTTGCAGAAATTAAAGACGCAGGTTTATACAAAGAAGAACGCATTATTGTTACTCCACAAGGAGCAGATATTAAAATCAGTACTGGCCAAGAAGTGATCAACTTCTGTGCAAATAACTATTTGGGGTTATCGTCACATCCAAAAGTTATCGAAGCTGCCAAAGCTGCTATCGATAGCCATGGCTATGGAATGTCTTCGGTACGTTTTATCTGCGGTACTCAAGATGTCCACAAAGAATTAGAAGCTAACATCTCCAAGTTCTTGGGAACTGAAGATACCATCCTTTATGCGGCAGCATTTGATGCCAATGGTGGTGTTTTCGAACCCTTATTAGGTGCTGAAGATGCAATCATCTCCGATGAATTGAACCATGCATCCATTATCGACGGGGTTCGTCTTTGTAAAGCTCAACGATTCCGTTATAAAAATGCTGACATGGAAGACCTTGAAGCACAATTAAAAGCTGCTGCAGGAGCTAGACATAAAATCATCGTAACTGACGGAGCGTTCTCAATGGATGGTTCAGTAGCTCCATTGGATAAAATCTGTGATTTAGCAGATAAATATGAAGCATTGGTGATGATCGATGAATCCCACTGTTCTGGATTTATTGGTAAGACAGGTCGTGGAACACATGAACTTTTCAATGTGATAGACCGTGTTGATATTATTACAGGTACATTGGGTAAAGCGTTAGGTGGTGCATCTGGCGGTTTTACTTCGGGTCGCAAAGAAATCATTGATATGCTTCGCCAACGTTCGCGTCCTTATTTGTTTTCAAACACCTTAGCCCCAGCAATTGCAGGTGCTTCTGTAGCTGTGTTGGATATGTTGAGCGAAACAACAGAATTGCGCGACAAATTAGAAGATAACACCAAATATTTCCGTGAAAAAATGACCGAAGCCGGTTTCGATATCAAACCTGGTTTCCACCCAATCGTGCCAGTAATGCTTTATGATGCTAAATTAGCTCAAGAGTTCGCAGCAAAAATGTTGGATGAAGGAATTTATGTAATCGGATTCTACTACCCTGTAGTACCTAAAGACAAAGCACGTATCCGTGTTCAGATCTCTGCAGGACACAGCAAAGAACATATTGATAAGGCTATCGCAGCATTTACCAAAGTAGGTAAAGAACTCGGAGTTATTAAATAA